GCGCCATGATCCGGGATCGCATGACAATGAGCGAGGAGGCGATCACGGAACTGCGACTGTCCATCGCTGCACACGGTCTGCGGTTGCCCATTGAAGTTTTTGAAATGGAAAACCCCGGTGCGGCTGGCCAGCGCTACGGTCTGCTGTCCGGCTATCGCCGCCTGCTTGCGGTGCGCGGCCTGCTGGAGCTGACCGAGGCGGAGAAGCACCGGACCATCCGCGCCATCATCCGACCCCGGGCAGACACCGGCAGCGCATTCATTTCAATGATCGAGGAAAACGAGGTTCGCGAGGAACTCAGCCATTTTGAACGCGGCCGCATCGCTGTCATCGCCGCCAATCAAGGTGCCTTCGCCAATACCGAAGATGCCGTGGACAAGCTCTATGCGACCGGCTCCAAGGCCAAACGATCAAAGATCCGGTCTTTTGCGCTGATCTTCGAGGAACTCGGTGACATGCTGCAGTTCCCCGAGCGCCTGTCCGAGAAGCGCGGCCTGCGTCTGGCGGCGGCGCTGCGGCGCGGTGCGGAAACGGAGCTGCGCAGTCTCTTGTCCCAGCACACGCCAGAGAATGCGGACCAGGAATGGACGATTCTGGAACCTGCCATCAGCGATCTGGAGGCCGCACCGCGCGACACCAGCAGGGGCGGCAGGCCGCGCTCAACTCCGCCTGTGCGATATGGTTGGACTGACGACCAGACATTGGTGACCTCGGCGGGCATCACCATCCGGCGCGCGCGGGACGGACGGGGCCATATCCTGCGTTTTGAGGGCGAGGCGCTGACCGTCGAACTGATGGATAGTCTGATGCTGGAAATACGTTCGTTGCTGGAGAAATAGGTTTCGCGGCGAAACTTGGCGGAGGGGTCAATCCTCCAACAGATCGGTCGCCGGATTATCCTCGATCTCGACATCAGCATAGTAGCTCTGCGCCTGCTGGACGGAGCGGTGCAGCGACAACTGCATCGCCGCTGCAATCGGGGCGCCGTCGCGCGCGGCTTGGGTCAGGAAACCCGATCGCAGCCCGTGGGCCGAGGCGAAATCGGGCGGGTAGCCGGCCAGTTCCAGCCGGTGACGGACAATGCCGCGAATGCCGTCCGGGGTGATCCGGCGGGGCAGGGGCCGGTCGGCGAGGCTGATCGGCCGGAACAGCGGCCCGTTATCGAGCCGCGCCAGCCCGATCCAGCCCAGGACCGCCCGCGCCGCCCGCCCCTTCAGCGGCAGGCGCGGCGCGCGCTCCGGACCAGTGGTCTTGGTCGAGAGCAGCCGGATGCGGATCAAGCCTTTCTCGGTGAATTCGCGGGCATCGATATCGTCGACATTCAGCCCGGCGATCTCTGACCGCCGCCGCCCGCCCGAGGCCCAGCCGAGCATCAGCACCGCGCGGTCGCGCATCCCGCGATGACTGCCATCGCAGGTCGCCAGCATCGCCTCCAGCACCTGCCGGGTGATGGGATGGGCCGATTTCGGGGTCCTTTCCCGCGCCGCTGCCCGCCTCGCCCGGCCACGGGCCTGCCGGATCAGCGGCGCCTCGAACGGCGAAGGCAGGTTGCGCATCCGGTGAAACGCCCGCCACGAGGCGATGCGCCGGTCCAGCGTCGCCGGGGCCGGGCAAGCGAGCGTCCTGCGCAGCCCGGCGGCGATCAGCGCGTCCGCCACGGCACGGGCCTCGCCGTCGCTGTCGGTGAGGTCGACCGAATGATCGAGCACGAAGCGCAGCGCCACCTCCTCCGCCTCCGGCCAGGCCAGCGGTGCTGCGAAAGCGGTCCGTTTCCAAGCGCTGATATAGGCCAGATCCCGCTCCCAGGCGCGCAACGTGTTTTCCGGGGTGCCGCGACGGTAAAGATCGGTGAGCAGTCCGGCATCGCTGCTGAAAAGCGTTGCGGGCAGGGGCAGAGCAGGGGGATTTGGCGTGCGCATGCGGGGATTATGGCGCGCTATTGCATCATAGCCAAGAGCCGCGATAAGAGTTATTTATCGCGGATACATGGTCAAGATGCAGCATGCATATGTGATCGTCGTTCGTTTTTACTGTGATGATACAAAGCAATACTGCAGCCATACCACGCAGCAGAAGCTTGGGACCGCAGAGCCTGATCCAGCGGTTCTGTCGCAATCTCTGTGGCCGAACCTCACTCCGCCTCGTCCATCAGGCCGCGCACCCAATATCCGGTTGCAAGTGCCGCCGGGATGCCCAGAGGGACTGCGCAGATCAGGGCTGTCACCGGCGGGAGTGCCTGAAAGCCGAGTGCCTGGCCCATCAATGCGAGCATGAACAGGTTGATCGCCACGGCGAGCATTGCGAAGGGGTAGAGAAGCAAGGCCAGCTTCCAGACCGGCCACCTGCCGTCGCGGCTCATGACACGGCCCCCGACACCGGCGAGCCGCCGACCGCTTCGGTTACAGTCCTAATGGCTGGTGCCTTCGGAAAAGGTGATCTTATTCCAGACATTGTATTTCCCTGACGGCTTGTTCATGGGCAGACGCATCACCTCTTCCAGCGTTGCCGCATCATAGACGATCACGGCACCGTCCTCCTCCCAGACAGAGACCAGCGCATATCGCCCGTCGCGCGTGAACTCCACATGCGCAACCGTGGCGCCGGGTTCGGGGCGGAGCGTTTTCACGATCTCCAGCGATTGCTTGTCGATGACATGCATGACATCGCGATTCGGGCCAAAGAAGACGTCGGCCCAGAAATAGGGGGTGTTTTCGTGGCTGCGCAGGAAGAAGCCGGGGCCCTCGGTTTCGATGGTGCTCACCAGTTCCCAGCTTTCCGTATCGATGACCGAAATCTTGCCTTCCTTCAGATGCGGCGTGGCCATCACGCGCCGGTCGCCCCTGTCCCAGCTGATACCGGACCCCAGATGCGGCATACCGTTCAACGGCAGCTCGGCAATCTCCTGCCCGACGGTGAGGTTGACCACCACGGCGCGACTGCCGTCGCGCGCCGCGCCGATCAGGTTTCTGTAGTCGTCGGAGAAGAAGAAATCATCCAGCGGTTCGGCGATCTCGATCCGGCGCCGGGCGAAGAGGCCCTCGGAGGACGGGATGGCCTCCACCATATCCTTTTCATAGCTGTGGACGAACCCTTCATAGACCGCCGCCGCGTCCGGGTCGGTCGCAACCTCCCAGATCTCGGCCGCGTCCTTGAGCGCGAGGATGAAGGAGTCGCGTTGCGGTGCCTGGTAGACCGCGGAAACGCGGCTTTGCGTTCCGTCCCTGGCGATGATTGGCATGACCTTGACCGGCGTCAGATCATCGGTCGACAGGATCGCCAGTGTCATCGGCAGGTAGTTGGCCACGGCGAGCCATTTTCCGTCGCGGCTGATCGCGATATTGCGGCTGTTGAGCCCGGCGCGCACCCGGCCCACTTCCTGCAGCGACCACAGGTCGTATTTCTGCACCCAGCCATCGCGCGACATGATGAAGACGAACCGCCCGTCCGGGCTGAATTTCGGCCCGCCATGCACGGCGAACGGCGTCGGGAACCGGTCGAGCACCTCGAAACTGTCCCCATCCAGCACGGAAACATGATGATCGCCGGTTTCCACCACCAAGGTGATGTTCATCGGATCGGCGGACCAGATCGGCGCATCGGCCGCCTCATATCCGGTGCTCATCTCCCGGCTGGCCGTGATGTCGATGTCGGTCCAGTCCGGCACGACGTCCAGCGGCGTCGTCAGATATTCGGTCAGGGCGGCGATCTGATCCGCTGTCAGCGCTTCGGCAAAGCCGGGCATCTGTGTGGCCGGGCGACCGAGGGCGATCACCTCGTCCAGAACCGGTCCCCGCATCCGGCCAAGCGTTTCCGGGATCAGCGCCGGTCCCAGCCCACCCAGCCGGTTTTCGCCGTGGCATTCGGCGCAGTGGGTCCGGAAATCCTCATCCGCTTCGGCAAGGGCCTGGGTGGGCGGACATAGCAGCAGTGCGGCTGCGGCAGCCCTAATCGAAATTATGAACCGGGTCATGTCGTTTACCTCGGAAGGGGGTGGTTTCCAGACGGGGGGCTTCGGTCACGCCGATCTCGTCCCCGCTCAGGTAACAGGCGGGGTCCTCGGCCCAGGGATCGCCGGTCAGTTGCAGCGCCCTGATCCGCGTGTTGCCGCCGCAGATATCCTTCAGCTTGCAGGCTCCGCAGCGACCCTTCAGCGGGCGGGGCCGGGTCCGCAGGACCGCCAGCATGGGATCGTCCCCCGTCCAGATCTTTGAGAACGGCGTCTCCTTCACATTGCCCACGGTGTAATCCGACCAGTAAGTGTCGGGATGCACATCGCCGAGGAAGTCGATATTGGCCACGCCGAGACCCGACGAATTGCCCCCCCAAGCCGCCAGATGCGCGCGCAGATGCGCCGCTTTCCTCGCGTCGAAATTCCGCCGGACCCAGTGCAGGAAATAGCCGGCGTCGGCGTCGTTGTTGCCGGTCACGATATCCAGCATCTGGCCGCCCGTTTCCCCCTCCCACGCTCGGGCGATCAGCAGGTCCATTGCCCGGCGGCTGCGCGTGTGTCTGGCATCCTCGCCGCGGTTCTTATCGCCGCGCCCGGCATAGACCAGATGCGAGAGGTAGAACTTATCCACGCCTTCATCGTCGCAGAACCGCAGAATATCGGGCAGGCATTGATGGTTGCCCTCTGTCAGGGTGAACCGCACACCCACCTTGATGCCACGCGCCTTGCATGCGCGCACGCCACGCAGGGCGTCGTCAAAGGATCCCTCAACGCCACGGAACCAGTCATTCGTGGCACCGATCCCATCGATGGAGATCCCGACATAGTGGAACCCGATCTCCGCCACCCGATCCGCCGTCTCGCCAAATATTCCGGTGCCATTGGTCGAGAGCGCAAGCATCCGCGACTTGCCGCGGGCATGGGCGGCAATGTCGAAGAAATCATCTCGCGACAAAGGTTCACCACCCGACAAGATCAGCCCCGGCACGCCCATCCGGCCAATATCGTCGAGCACCTCAAAGGCCTTTTCAGTGGATAGCTCGCCGGGAAAATCGACATTCGCCGACACCGTATAGCAATGCCGGCATCTGAGATTGCAGCGACGGGTCAGGTTCCAGATCACCACCGGCTTGACCGGCCCGTGGCGCTGCCTGACCGGCGTCGGTTCGACCAGTTGGCGCATATATTCGCTCAGTCGGAACATGCCGCTCCTTTCCGGCGGAGCCGCAGCCCCGTCTTTTTCAGGATCCGTGTTGAATAGAGAATGTCATTCGCGCGCGATGCGGCGCCCAGAAGCGTGGCGATCCGGGCCCGCTTCGCCTCGACTTCATCGCGTGTTGTGCCATGCACCATTGCAAAAAGATTATATGTCCAGTCAGGCGGCGCACGGGGGCGTTCATAAGCATGGGTCACAAAGGGCAGCGCGCCGACCTTCGCGCCCAACTCCGCCACGCGGGCATCCTCGACATCCCAGACCGTCATGCCGTTGGCCGTCATGCCCAGCCGATAATGGTTGGGCGCAATGGCAATACGGCGGATGACACCACTGTCCTGCATCGCCTGCAAGCGTTGCAGCAAGGCGGCTTCCGACAGGCCCAGCGATGCGGCGGCGGCGGCATAGGGGCGCGCTGCCAAGGGCAACCCGCCCTGCAGCGCCCGGACGATATCCCGATCCGTAACCGTCATGCCGCCACCCGAAAGCCGATGAAGAATTCCCGCCGTTTCGGAAAGCGCAGCACCTCGATCCCGGTTTCACGCGCGATCCCGTCTGCCGCCGCCGTGATTTCTTCCGGCGTCTCGGTCGCCAGGACGAACCACATATTCAGCCGATGCGCCCGCTGATAATTATGCGCCACCTGCGGAAATGCGTTGACCCGCTCTGCAATCTCTTCGAATTCCGCTTCCGGCGCCGCCATTGCACAAAGGCAGAATGCGCCGCCCATGGCCGCCGCATCGAAGAACGGGCCGAAACGCGTTATGGCACCGCCTGCCTTCATCCGCTCAAGCCGCGCGAGTAGGTCGTCGACGCTGGTCCCCAGCTCTGCGGCGATGCTGTCGAAAGGTGCGGGAACGAGCGGCAATCCCTCCTGCAAACGATTGATCAGGGCACGGTCTGTCGGGTCCAGTTTCATGCGGCCTCTCCTTTTTCCGACAGGATCAAGGCGCCGGTTTGTTTGAAGCAGCGGGTGGAGAACAGAACCTTGTGCGCCGCCCGGGCGAGCCCCGGCAGGGCCTGTATCCGGGCAAGTGTCGCCAATGCCTCCGACCGGCTGCGCGCGTGGATCATGTTGTAGAGCCGGTAATCCCAGATCCCGGCAACCGGCCGGCGCTCATAACACAGGGTCACGCCGGGCAGCCGGGCCAGAACCGGCCCGATCTCGGCACAGTCGTCGTGACTGACATTCCAGACGCACATCGCATTTGACCGCCAGCCGAGTGCCCGATGGCGCACGATCACACCGAGCCGGGAGATAACCCCGGCCTTGGCCAGAGCCGCCACACGTTCCAGCACCTCCTCTTCGTGGCGGCGCAGATGGGATGCGATGGCGGCCCAGGGGTGCGGCGTGAGCGGAAGGCCCCGGGTCAGGCATTGCAGGATCTCGCGGTCGCCCGTTCGCATCGCCGCGCGGTCCACGGATCGCGGCCCGGCCACAGGCCCGGCCTGTCCCTTCATGCAGAAACCGAGATCGACATTGAACGGTCGCACCAGCCGCAGGTCCAGCACCTGTCGGTCGGTGCGCTCGGAAATGCGGGCCAGAGCGTTATCCACATGCGTGCGATCCGGGCCCGTCACCACGAACCACAGGTTCCACGCGTCCTCCCGCAGGTAGGAGTGGTTGACGCCCGGCTCCTGCCCGATAATTCCGGCCACATGTTCCAGCTCATCCGGCCCGGCCTGCAAGGCTGCGAGCGTGCTGGCAGATACGATATTGGGCGCACAGGTTGCGCCGACGCGGGCGATCCGCCCGGCCTCCTGCATCCGTCCGAGCCGCTCCAGAACCTCGCATTCGCCGATGCTCAGCCGTGCGGCGAGAACCGCGAAAGGGGCCGGTATGACGGGAAATCCCCGCTGCCAGTCGTTCAGCAGGGCGGCATCGACGGGATCTGCGACGCTCTGCATTACAGCCCCGTCCGATGCGCACGGGCGGTGAAGAAGATGCCCGAGGGACTTTCGGCCTCGATCTCACCACGTTTTTCAAACGTTCTCGTGTCGTAGATCATGATCTTTCCGGCATCCCGGACCGATATCCAGACCTCGTTCCCGCGCGGCGTGAATTCCATATGCAGCACGGCAGGACCGGGCTTGAACTCATGGACCACCTGCTTGGTCACCGTATCGATCACCTGAATTGTGTCGTTCAGCGGATGGGCGAAATTGACCCAGACCTGCCGTCCATCCGGTCGGGCCATTGCAAAAACGGGCCGGCCATATGTCGCCGTGCGTCCTGTTTCGGTGAAATCGCGGGCATCCACCCACAGCACCTCGTGCCGTCCCACTGCAGGCAGAACGAACTCGGCACCCGTCGACGCCCATCCTTCCAGATGCGGCATCTTATAGACCGGCAAAGGCGCCTCGCCACGACCATAGCCGGGCAGCACCTGTATCGGCTCCGGCGTTTCGGCCCACAGATCCAGCGCGGTCAGCCCGTCCTCTCCAAAGAGCCCCGCGATGTAGGTCCGGCCATTTCCGGTCATCAGCGCATCATAGGGGTTCTGGCCAATCCCGGTGATTTTCGTGATGTCGGGATCGTCGCCGGACAGGTCGGCAATCCATGTCTCACCCGCATCCCAGAGGCTGAAGACAAATCGTCTGCCGGGCGCATCAGCCAGCCCGATGGTCTTCGACCCGGTCGGAATATCGGCCACCATGTCCAGCGTTTCGGCGTCGAAAATACGCACGCCGCCCGGTTCGTAATTCGACACGGCCACCAATGCGCCATCGTCGGAGATCGCGCCGCCAATGGCGTTTCCGGCCTGGACCACCCGGCCAGCGATGCGGCGTTCGGTGATGTCGACCTTGGTCAATCCTCCGTCACGACCAAAGACATAGGCGAAGCGTTCGTCCGGCGAATAGACCAGCGAGGCATGCGACAGATCGCCCAACCCCTCGATCCGGGCCAGAGCCGCCCGGTCGGACTGGTCGATAAGCAGGACGGAGCCGCTGGCGCGCTCGATCACCAACCCCAGATCGCCGGTGGCCACGGTCTCTGACATGGCGGCGGTCCCGGCGAACGCCAGTGCTGCGAAGGTCAGGATCAGGGGTCTCATTCGTTTTCTCCCGTTAGAAGATAATCGGCGATCCAGCGTGCCTCCTCGTCCGACATCAACGGTGCCCACGGCGGCATCGGCGTTCCGGGCACGCCCTGAAGAATGACGGAGGCCAGTCCGTCGCGGTCGTAATGGGCCAGCATGTCCGCTGTCAGCCCGGGGCCCAGACCACCCTTGAGCGTGAGCCCGTGGCAGGAGCCGCAATCCTGATGGACAAGCCGCCGGAGCGCATCGCCATCAAGATCCCCGGCCAGTGCCGGAGCACATGAGATCGCAAGGACCAGAAGGCTACGCATGCGCCGCCGTCATTGCCCGTGCCGCCATCTCTGACGGGATAGCGGTTTCGGAATAAAGCGAGACGACGCGGCCGATCACGAACAGAACCGGCGCTGTCAGCCCGGACAGACGAATGTCCCGGCCCAGCCGGTCGAGCTGGGATACGAGCCGCGTTTCCTGCACAGTCGTGGCATTTGCCACGGCAAGGACCGGTGTCGCGGGGTCGAGCCCTTCGGTCATCAGACCCACGGCGATCTGGCCGATATTGGCAACCCCCATATAAACGACGAGGGTGCAGTCCGGGTCCGCAAGCCGCTTCCAGTCCAGGTCGAGCACCTGTCCCGCCTGCCGGTGGCCGGTTACATATCGGACCGACCCCGCCAGCCCCCGATGGGTGAGCGGGACGCCGGTGGCGCTTGCCGCGCCCTGAGCGGCGGTGATGCCGGGTGCGTAGGCGACCTCGATGCCGCGCGCCGTAAGATACGCGGCCTCTTCCGAACCGCGTCCGAAAATCAGCGGATCGCCCCCCTTCAGCCGCGCCACGATGCGACCCTTCAGGGCCTGCGCCAGAAGGATGGCGTTGATCTCGTCCTGCGGCACGGAATGATGCTTCGCCGCCTTGCCGACCGCGATGCGTTCTGCCCTTGCCGGACATGTCGCGAGAATTTCTGGGGAAACGAGCCTGTCAAAAACCACCACATCCGCCTGCGAGAGCATGCGCATCGCGCGCAGCGTCATCAGTTCCGGATCTCCGGGGCCGGCCCCGATCAGATACACTTTTCCGGAGCTCGTCATGGCATGTCTTCCTATCTGGCAATCGCTGGATAAAATTGCGGCGGACGGGGAAAGGGGACGTCAGGGACCGTCCGCCGCGTGGGGGCTCAGTAAATATCGGCCCTTGTGTTGTAGACGTTGAACTTGCCGGTCGGGGTCACGAGGCGCTCATCCTTGATGACCTTCTTCAGCTCCAGCGTCTTGTCATCGACCACAACGATGGCGCTTTCCAGATCCTTGGCATTCCAGACCGAGAACCAGACTTCCGTACCATCCCGGTTGAATTCGGGCTGCACGACGCGCGGCTGACCGTCCTCGATCCCGGCCCATTCGCCGATCGGCAGGGTGATGAACGGCGGATCTTCGCCTTCCTTCATGTCCGGGATCTTGAACACTGCGACCGAAGACGAGATCTCTTCATCCGGGTTCAGCGTCGCATCGACATAGAGGTTTTCCGATTCCGGGTGCGTCTTGATGAACAGCGACCCGCCACCAAGGGCATAGAACGTCTCGGTGATCTTCCAGGCCTTGTCCGGATGGCCTTCCGGATCGGTCCCGATCAGTGCGACCGACTCGTCCCCCAGATGCGAGGTTGCCCAGACCGGACCATGATCGGGGTGCACGAAGTTCGCGCCGCGACCCGGGTGCGGGGTCAGCCCTTCGGTGTCGGTGATGCTGACAAGCTTGCCCTCCTTGGTGTCGATCACCACCAGCTTGTTGCGCGCATTCGCCGCGGTGATGAAATACCGCCGGGTGCTGTCGAGCCCGCCGTCATGCAGGAACCGCTCCGCCTCGATCTCCGTGGTCTGGAGGTTTTCGAGGTCGGTGTAGTCGACCAGAAGGATCTTGCCGGTTTCCTTGACGTTGACGATGAATTCCGGCCGGTAGTGGCTCGACAGGATCGCCGCCACGCGCGGTTCGGGGTGGTAGCTCTGCTCGTCATAGACCATGCCACGGGTGGACTTGATCTTGAGCGGCTGCAGCGTGTCGCCGTCCATGATGACGTATTGGGGCGGCCAGTACGCGCCGGCGATGGCGTATTTGTCTTCCCAGCCTTCCATCTTAGAGGTCTCGACGGAGCGCGCCTCCATCCCGACCTTGATCTCCGCCACGGTGGCCGGGGTTTCCATCCAGAGGTCGATCATATTGACCCGCGCGTCGCGGCCGATGACGAAGAGATAGCGCCCGGATGCAGAAATCCGGCTGATATGCACCGCGTAGCCGGTTTCGATGACGGCGTGAATTTCATAGGTGCCGCCGTCGATCAGGGCGATCTGCCCGGCGTCGCGCAGCGTGACCGACATCAGGTTGTCGATGTCGATGTCATTCATCTTCTCTGTCGGGCGATCTTCCGGTGCGACGACGACCTTCCAGCTTTCGCGCATTTCCTCCATGCCCCATTCCGGCGGCGAGGCCGGATCGAGAAGCAGGTAACGCGCCATGACGTCGATTTCTTCCTCGCTCAGATCGCCGGAGGTCCCCCAGTTCGGCATACCGGCGGGCGAGCCATAGGTGATGAAGCTCTGCAGGTAGTCGTAACCCAGTTCGCGGGTGAGGTCCGAAGTCAGCGCCTTGCCGGTCGCGCCCTTGCGCAGCACGCCGTGGCAGCCTGCGCAGCGCTGGAAATAAATCTCGTTCGCGAGGTCGAATTCTTCCTGATTTATAATCGGGTCGTCGGGACCGAGGCCCGGGATCTCAAGGTTCAGATCCCCAAGCGTGTCGTAACCGCCCGACGATGCCGCAGTGGCACTGCTTTCCTCTGCCGGTTCGGGCTCTTCCTGAGCCGCAAGCGGGCCGGCAACGGCCAACGCCAGCGCGGCGCTGGTGATCAACAGACGGCTGGGTATGGCTCTTATACTTTGCATGACGTTGTCTCCGTAAAGCTGGTGAGGCCGTGGTCTGTCTCGCACCGGGTCTGAGTCCCCTCCTTGACTTCCGTTAAGGATGTAATTATGTCGCAGACTACTATCTATGGTATAATTGTTGCCACCGATCCAATCCAACGGATTTCCGGCTTTCGCCCAACAATAGTTGGACAAATCGGCTGAAAATCCAGCGCCCCTGAATTCTGCGCGCGCATGGTTTCCCGCCTGTCGGCCGAGCGAAACTAAGATACCGTTTTAAGAGAATTTATTCTCCTTGACTTCCGTTAAGGATGTATCTGAAAGCGCCCTTCATAAGCTCTCCATCCAACCGGGCGAAGGAGAGCGCTATGCGCGACGTCATGACCAAAAGCATGGCCCGAAATATATTCTATGGCGGGTCGCTGTTCTTCATTCTCATTTTTGCGGCGCTGGCTTTGCATTCGCATCGCTACATCGTCACCACATCCACCGATGCCGAAGGGCTCACCGATAGCGTGGAACTCGGCAAGCATGTCTGGGAAAAACATGCCTGCATCAACTGTCACTCACTGCTCGGCGAAGGCGCTTATTTCGCGCCCGAACTCGGCAATGTCATGATCCGCTGGGGTGTCGATGACGACGCCGAGGCCGCCTACGAAACCTTGCGCGGCTGGATGGAAGCCATGCCGAGCGGGATCGAAGGTCGCCGCCAGATGCCGGCCTTCGATCTGACCGAAGAGGAATATCGCGGGCTGTCGGATTTTCTGTTGTGGACCGGCACGATCGATACCCAGAACTGGCCCCCCAATGACGCCGGCTGAGAAAGGACAAGTGAGATGAAATATCAAACGCAAAAGATCGCGATGGCCTATTTCTCGGTGGCATTGGCGCTTTTCGCGATCCAGATCATCGGCGGGCTGATGGTCGGCTATGTCTACGTCAACCCCAACTTCATGGCGGAGCTTCTGCCGTTCAACACTTTGCGGATGCTGCACACCAATTCGCTGATCGTCTGGCTGTTGCTGGGCTTTTTCGGTGCTGCCTATTTCCTGATCCCGGAAGAGGCGGAGCGCGACATCTATTCGCCAAAGCTGGCCTATCTTCAGCTGATCATCCTGGTGGTCGGAACGCTGGGTGTGGTGCTCACCTATGTCTTCAACCTGTTCGAGGGGAACTGGCTTCTCGGCAAGGAGGGGCGTGAATTTCTGGAGCAACCCAAATGGGTGAAGGTCGGTATCGTGGTTGCGGCGCTGATTTTCCTGTTCAACGTCTCGATGACCGTGCTGAAAGGCAAGAAGACGGCGATCACCAATGTCCTTCTGCTGGGCCTCTGGGGGCTTGCACTGCTGTTCCTGTTTGCCTTCTACAACCCGTCAAACCTCGCGCTCGACAAGCAATACTGGTGGTTCGTGGTTCACCTCTGGGTCGAAGGCGTGTGGGAACTGATCATGGCGTCGATCCTGGCCTATCTGATGCTCAAGCTGACCGGCGTTGACCGCGAAGTGGTGGAAAAATGGCTCTATGTCATTGTCGCACTGGCGCTGTTCTCCGGCATTCTCGGCACCGGGCACCATTATTACTGGGTCGGCGGACCGGGCTACTGGCAGTGGATCGGCTCGATCTTCTCCTCGCTGGAAGTGGTCCCGTTCTTCGCCATGATGGCTTTCGCCTTCGTCATGGTCTGGAAGGGCCGGCGCGATCATCCCAACAAGGCCGCACTGCTCTGGTCGCTGGGCTGTGCCACACTCGCCTTCTTCGGCGCCGGTGTCTGGGGCTTCCTGCACACGCTGCACGGGGTAAACTACTACACCCACGGCACCCAGATCACGGCAGCGCATGGGCATCTGGCGTTTTATGGCGCCTATGTCTGCCTGAATATCGCGATCTTCACCTATGCGATGCCGATCCTGCGCAACCGCGATCCGTACAATCAGGTTCTCAACATGAGCTCCTTCTGGTTGATGTCGGGCGGCATGGTCTTCATGACCTTTACCCTGACCTTCGCAGGCACGGTACAGACCCATATGCAGCGCGTGCTGGGTGAGTATTTCATGGACGTGCAGGACCAGCTCACGATCTTCTACTGGATGCGCTTCTTCTCGGGCGTCGCCGTGTTCATCGGTGTGCTGATGCTCATCTACTCGCTGGCAATGCCGCGCAAGGAGCTGGTCCCTCCGGGCCCGCAAAAGCGTCGCGGGCTGACGGATGATCCCGACCACATGGCCGCGGAGTAACACCGATGACCGGCA
The genomic region above belongs to Paracoccus sp. SCSIO 75233 and contains:
- a CDS encoding ParB N-terminal domain-containing protein; this translates as MDNYGRLETPSGGDLERIEEEFRRETSDRPTPEPVAQVAAESTARLKSAQEQGLLMVEIPLDEIDEGAMIRDRMTMSEEAITELRLSIAAHGLRLPIEVFEMENPGAAGQRYGLLSGYRRLLAVRGLLELTEAEKHRTIRAIIRPRADTGSAFISMIEENEVREELSHFERGRIAVIAANQGAFANTEDAVDKLYATGSKAKRSKIRSFALIFEELGDMLQFPERLSEKRGLRLAAALRRGAETELRSLLSQHTPENADQEWTILEPAISDLEAAPRDTSRGGRPRSTPPVRYGWTDDQTLVTSAGITIRRARDGRGHILRFEGEALTVELMDSLMLEIRSLLEK
- a CDS encoding tyrosine-type recombinase/integrase; protein product: MRTPNPPALPLPATLFSSDAGLLTDLYRRGTPENTLRAWERDLAYISAWKRTAFAAPLAWPEAEEVALRFVLDHSVDLTDSDGEARAVADALIAAGLRRTLACPAPATLDRRIASWRAFHRMRNLPSPFEAPLIRQARGRARRAAARERTPKSAHPITRQVLEAMLATCDGSHRGMRDRAVLMLGWASGGRRRSEIAGLNVDDIDAREFTEKGLIRIRLLSTKTTGPERAPRLPLKGRAARAVLGWIGLARLDNGPLFRPISLADRPLPRRITPDGIRGIVRHRLELAGYPPDFASAHGLRSGFLTQAARDGAPIAAAMQLSLHRSVQQAQSYYADVEIEDNPATDLLED
- a CDS encoding cytochrome D1 domain-containing protein — protein: MTRFIISIRAAAAALLLCPPTQALAEADEDFRTHCAECHGENRLGGLGPALIPETLGRMRGPVLDEVIALGRPATQMPGFAEALTADQIAALTEYLTTPLDVVPDWTDIDITASREMSTGYEAADAPIWSADPMNITLVVETGDHHVSVLDGDSFEVLDRFPTPFAVHGGPKFSPDGRFVFIMSRDGWVQKYDLWSLQEVGRVRAGLNSRNIAISRDGKWLAVANYLPMTLAILSTDDLTPVKVMPIIARDGTQSRVSAVYQAPQRDSFILALKDAAEIWEVATDPDAAAVYEGFVHSYEKDMVEAIPSSEGLFARRRIEIAEPLDDFFFSDDYRNLIGAARDGSRAVVVNLTVGQEIAELPLNGMPHLGSGISWDRGDRRVMATPHLKEGKISVIDTESWELVSTIETEGPGFFLRSHENTPYFWADVFFGPNRDVMHVIDKQSLEIVKTLRPEPGATVAHVEFTRDGRYALVSVWEEDGAVIVYDAATLEEVMRLPMNKPSGKYNVWNKITFSEGTSH
- the nirJ gene encoding heme d1 biosynthesis radical SAM protein NirJ; amino-acid sequence: MFRLSEYMRQLVEPTPVRQRHGPVKPVVIWNLTRRCNLRCRHCYTVSANVDFPGELSTEKAFEVLDDIGRMGVPGLILSGGEPLSRDDFFDIAAHARGKSRMLALSTNGTGIFGETADRVAEIGFHYVGISIDGIGATNDWFRGVEGSFDDALRGVRACKARGIKVGVRFTLTEGNHQCLPDILRFCDDEGVDKFYLSHLVYAGRGDKNRGEDARHTRSRRAMDLLIARAWEGETGGQMLDIVTGNNDADAGYFLHWVRRNFDARKAAHLRAHLAAWGGNSSGLGVANIDFLGDVHPDTYWSDYTVGNVKETPFSKIWTGDDPMLAVLRTRPRPLKGRCGACKLKDICGGNTRIRALQLTGDPWAEDPACYLSGDEIGVTEAPRLETTPFRGKRHDPVHNFD
- a CDS encoding AsnC family transcriptional regulator; this encodes MTVTDRDIVRALQGGLPLAARPYAAAAASLGLSEAALLQRLQAMQDSGVIRRIAIAPNHYRLGMTANGMTVWDVEDARVAELGAKVGALPFVTHAYERPRAPPDWTYNLFAMVHGTTRDEVEAKRARIATLLGAASRANDILYSTRILKKTGLRLRRKGAACSD
- a CDS encoding Lrp/AsnC family transcriptional regulator; this translates as MKLDPTDRALINRLQEGLPLVPAPFDSIAAELGTSVDDLLARLERMKAGGAITRFGPFFDAAAMGGAFCLCAMAAPEAEFEEIAERVNAFPQVAHNYQRAHRLNMWFVLATETPEEITAAADGIARETGIEVLRFPKRREFFIGFRVAA
- a CDS encoding Lrp/AsnC family transcriptional regulator produces the protein MQSVADPVDAALLNDWQRGFPVIPAPFAVLAARLSIGECEVLERLGRMQEAGRIARVGATCAPNIVSASTLAALQAGPDELEHVAGIIGQEPGVNHSYLREDAWNLWFVVTGPDRTHVDNALARISERTDRQVLDLRLVRPFNVDLGFCMKGQAGPVAGPRSVDRAAMRTGDREILQCLTRGLPLTPHPWAAIASHLRRHEEEVLERVAALAKAGVISRLGVIVRHRALGWRSNAMCVWNVSHDDCAEIGPVLARLPGVTLCYERRPVAGIWDYRLYNMIHARSRSEALATLARIQALPGLARAAHKVLFSTRCFKQTGALILSEKGEAA